The genomic window GAAATTTATAATTAGTAACACTTTCTCTGAAGCCAAGAAACATTACATCAACTAAATTTCTATATGGCTCTTTATGTGAGAGAGTGGGTGGCTCTGAAAAGAGCCGTtgggttggtgtagttgttccTGATTTGAGAAGTTTATCCTCCGAAGCCGTACAGAGTGCGTCCCTGTCGCTTCAGCGCGTACACAACATCCATGGCGGTCACGGTCTTTCTCTTGGCGTGCTCGGTGTAGGTGACGGCATCGCGGATGACGTTCTCCAGAAACACCTTCAACACTCCGCGGGTCTCCTCGTAGATCAGACCGGAGATGCGCTTGACACCGCCACGGCGAGCGAGACGACGGATGGCGGGTTTGGTGATTCCCTGGATGTTATCGCGCAGAACTTTACGGTGACGCTTGGCGCCTCCTTTTCCGAGCCCTTTACCGCCTTTGCCTCTTCCAGACATTGTTGTAATTCACACGATCTGATCGCAACTGAGCGCCCGAATGTCCGCAGAGCGAACAAGAAGAGCTTTTACAATCACTTACAGGACCTTGTTGAAACACGTGAAGGCGGAGCTATGCCACGTCATATGATTCGCGTGGTTCATTTCAAAATGTGACAGAAGCGTGAGTCTCGAAAAGAGTGAGTGGATGAACAAGACATACTTACGAAAATTAACCTTTTCTTGTTTTGTAGTAACCATGGattaaccatgtttttttatAGTAAAACCATAGTAACTACACAATGAACCATGGTTTAACTATGGTATTACTACAGTAACCATGGTGTAACTATGGCCTGTTGCAGTAAGACCATAGTAACCCAGCTAACAATAGGTAAGCCGAAAGTGGATATTCTGTCTAGTGTTTCTACTGAGTGCTACAGgacatctttattttatttatatattttttatataaatgtatttttatggttaaaaataataaaaaaaatatagctgcaagcagcaattcggggccaagccccagaaggggcagtagcgcaatacggagcaggaagagcaaaaacagcagaaattgaatgtacatgcaaaacagctggttcagaaggacaggtggaaatgaaatgaaaatcaatagaagttcagagaatgaacagggaatgaactaaaaacacttgtatctcattcaagaggaataaagattagtacaatgcttatttggataaaaaaggtatcaaaatgactcattacacacaattatataaaggaaccccacacgggattcgaacccacgatctccgagtccagtgtccatttctcatctcattgcaccactgtgcaggtgaatgttggcacacctgccgaagttcattagttcatgtgaaaatgaactcaaaatgaagaatttttataaaactgcactgaatgttatatttaataactactttagatcattctgcagctcatcatgctgtagtgcaatacaaagcaggaagaggaaaaacagcagaaaatgaacaaacatgaaacagctggttcagaattacaggcgaaaatgaactcagaatgtacataagcttagatgaaaatgaacacagcatgaaacaaaaagcatttatttctaatccaagaggcagtaaaggaatcaaaacacactatttcataaaaccgctccacctgggattcgaacccactatcttggggtgcagagctcatcaggtaactggctttacacattgagctacttgaggatgcacattcaacaatctgtggaagagaacttttagtgtaagaaagaatttacaaaaaagcattacttagcatgctaaccatattagcatgctaagctaacttaatgctaatgaagctcatggttaacttgatagctgaagagccacattaaagagaatgacaactggttagcatgctaagcaattagcatgctaagctaactagcataagacaacaaacacaagcaaggtcacattcagagatgaatatcttgggaatggtagcgaatatcaaaaatctgttcagtaatttctgtgcggctcagaccaaagatcacctgatcaaagtttagacaaaattggacaaaaattgtaggaggagtagtgaaaaaatggaatactgtacttttcaaaatggccactactgtactgggtggagtcttaatgtaagatattgaatgtgatcagtatgaagaaaggaatcagttgtattgacattcatttttctggaacaaagggttcaaaagttataacctttacaaaagtgaatatttgaactggtggtggcgctatagacttagtcctagatactccaaagttggtcaaattacttttaattactatcactacaagcatgccaaatttgataattttccttcttatggttcattgattaccatacagggggaagaagaataactacgaatttggacataaaggaattgcatgtgatagcttcagattagaccagttttaggcagaatgcctagaacagacacaagttctgcatcttttcctgccacagaaCCTCaggcggtctgggcatgtgtcacactgagttacGAACCCaggatgcagagcattcgggatccgtggcgtaacacattgagcgaatcagccatgcaagttcatcagtatgctaagcagaggtttcagtgtgagaaagagttcacaaaaaaaaaagcttcatagcatgttaaccatattagtatgcaaagttatttaatgccaactaagttttggttaacctgttgactgaagaccacattaggaagaatagcaatagtttagcatgctaagcaattactgtgctaagctaactagtataagacaatgaacacaagcaaggtcacattcagagatgaatatcttgggaatggtagcgaatatcaaaaatccgttcagtcatttctgtgcggctcggtccaaagatcatctgagctgattttggacaaaattgaccaaaatttgtaggaggagtagcgaaaaaactgtttttgatttaattcaatatggcagacaggtacatttaaggaaaatgacaaatgacacattgtcggaatcggcataagccagggaataaaatgacataaagcagacagaattttggataatgttttcaaaagttataagcaattttgcaaaaaacattatatctgtggaacactaggtggcgctgtgctgaaacttctcatgtaccttcaggacactctgatggtcatatgtaccaaattttgtgatgatatgtcaaattgtttaaaagttattgcaatttatgacaaaattcaaaatggtggaCATGcttttcatccgatgttgacaaaTTTAATATccccggattcggcatggcccaaggaatccatagacaccaagatcttgattttctaataaagtgttcaaaagtaattggccaaaatagccatttttcatatctcatgacctgtaggtggcgctgttcccaaattcggCATGGAACcttagatcatggtcttgatcaagggtaccaatttttgtttcgattgctcaaagtttggccgagatacagcctctatagcaatttcgggtcaacctcgttaacttcgtgacatcataacttttgaacaaagatgaataaaaaaaatctgttcagtcatttctgtgcggctcagaccaaagatcacctgatcaaagtctggacaaaattggacaaattttgaaggaggagaagcgaaaaaaaacaaatactgtacttttcaaaatggccgctactgtaatgggtggagacttaatgtaagaagttgaatagcatcagcatgaagagacgaatcagatgaactaaatttaatttttctatgacaaagagttcaaatgttaaaaccgttagaatgttgaaattttgaactggtggtggcgctatagagttggttctagagactccaaatttggtccaatcactattcatgagcatctctacaactgtgccaaatttcatccttttctcatgttccgttgatagggctgccatagactcccattcgggaggaagaataataataataaaagggaaaacgtacaattacaataggggctacagccccttcggggcttggccctaATAATGAGActactttaatatatttaactaAAGCAAAGTTTTGGCATTAAAAATACTGTCTGCATATAAGCAcggtttaaaatgaaataattaggTTGTGTTCCtaaacaaaataattcaaaatctagacatttatttttgtgacgCATAACGTGTTTTAATGGGCGTGCCCTTTGAACATTTGAGTCACGTGGAGCAAGCGGGAGACCGCAGAGTTTCCATGGAAACTGTTTGTACTATTGGTGACGTCACATGAGGCGCAACAATCAAAACTAGTTCAAACGTTTGATCCcatgataaataaatattataatgtaattttagGAGTGACAGAAAAAACCCTCTACAACAAAGATAAAACTCTGACATTTCTAAAGGGATCTGCTGACAGAGAAGAAGGAAAACtcacaaaatatcttcatatgcatttttcacaatatatttCACAGCACATTACATATATTACAGTACAATAACGTTTggaaatattactgtttttattgtttttgaaataattatttttgtaatatatatatatatatatatatatatatatatatatatatatatatatatatatatatatatatatatatatatatatatttacagttattttaagaAAGCTTTGACGTCCAAACATAAGTGACATTGTATGAGCAATAATTTAAAGATTAAGAttaagattttatcaaaaaattgTATGAGCCCCTTTCAAGAATAATTAAATGATAATAGAGTCTGTCGGTCATATAATGTGTCTTTCTGTCCTGATCACCCTTTTAGGGTTATTTGTGATAACACCGGCTGAATGGACATTATTACATGGCTAGATGATTGTTCAACTGACTAATAACAACTGTATTCCAGCAAGCTGTGTATTAATATTGTGTAGGTCCTGAGTCCATATGGGGTGAAGGTGAAGACAGAACAAACTAAAGCTGGACTGTAGCCTACTAGAGTCTGGACTATATGATAGACGTCATACTGACACCTACTGGCATGGATGCAGCATCACAAGTTTTTGACAAGAGGGGCATTGTCTTCTCCAAGAAAAAGTGTGGAGGATTCATCTGGCCTTCATCAGCCCCATGAGGTGACTCCATGGAGAATACATCAGCTTTCTTTAGGCCTCTGATAGACTGAACTCTTCATCTCATGTGAGTtgatatcattttaaacattcttaatttcttttttttcttcttgtgaATGTATTTTGTAGTATGTGTAAAACTGTCCCAATGAAAGAAACTTTTTTACCTTTAATGAATTTGTAATCAAGGTTTCCTGTGTTGGTCTTGTGTTTACATGTTGAATAAGACTAGATCTGCAAAAACGAATCAATAAAATCTAGGTAATATTCATAGATAATGAACATAGCGCGGTAGAAAAAGATCAataattctgactaaaatacacattttgtaaaaaaaaaaaaaaagataaaaagttAGACATTAAGTGTAGGTTTAAAACCCTGCATGTAACacaaataatcatatttatgAGAGCAGTAACAGTAAATGCACTATTGTTGAAATTGttcattaatataatataattgtatGATTAAAATCGAATGATTGTGCTTGTTCCTCATACTTCGTACAAGTTAAcattttgtgcttttgttttttcactatttttaatGAAGTTGTTTTCATTTCTGTTATAAATTAGCAATCAAACTATTGTTTTTAGGATTATAATGTGATGTTTGTATTTGAACTCTTTAATGCTGATAAGTTATAATGTACAGCAGAGCCTGAACACATACAGTCACTATATAGGCATTATTTTACACATTGTCTAATGGACAACACTGGGCATGATGTGGACTGACATTGTTTAAAACAATGGATTAAAAcatttgttaattaaaaaaaaaaaaatcaatgtataatttatttaaatttgtcatccagttaataaaaaaatacattgacaGATACATTGGTTATcaaaataatcgttagttgcagccctactTAAGAGGAGGTATAATGCTGTGTATGTGTAATAAGTCATGTTCATTTAtacatgtaattaatttctatACAGATATACATTATAACAGTGAAACAATTTgccttttattttgttaattagCCAAAATCCATTGGAGAAACAAATATAatgatttacattttcatttagtaaTATGATGAACATCAGCTAAAGAAAATGTACTTAAGTTAAAACATTAATACTTGCGTGATCAGACTTAGGCTacatattttgttattattattattattattaaatggaGAGATGATCTG from Chanodichthys erythropterus isolate Z2021 chromosome 24, ASM2448905v1, whole genome shotgun sequence includes these protein-coding regions:
- the LOC137015329 gene encoding histone H4, with the protein product MSGRGKGGKGLGKGGAKRHRKVLRDNIQGITKPAIRRLARRGGVKRISGLIYEETRGVLKVFLENVIRDAVTYTEHAKRKTVTAMDVVYALKRQGRTLYGFGG